The Polynucleobacter sp. TSB-Sco08W16 genome includes a region encoding these proteins:
- the can gene encoding carbonate dehydratase has protein sequence MPYKNSQALDHLFASNRQWAEGMVAKDPDFFKRLVNQQAPGYLWIGCADSRVPANEIVDLLPGELFVHRNVANVVVHTDLNCLSVIQFAIDLLKVKHILVVGHYGCAGVHAALSDRRVGLADNWLRHVKDVHQKHERYLGEVLPTAKRQDRLCELNVIEQVVNVCETTIVQDAWARGQDLTVHGWAYRLDTGLVNDLGMSSSSTEEMLERYAKSIKRYESE, from the coding sequence ATGCCATACAAAAATTCTCAAGCTCTTGATCACCTGTTTGCCAGTAATCGCCAATGGGCCGAGGGCATGGTTGCCAAAGATCCAGATTTCTTCAAGCGCCTAGTAAACCAACAGGCTCCGGGATACCTTTGGATTGGTTGCGCGGATAGCCGTGTTCCAGCAAATGAAATTGTGGATCTTTTACCTGGTGAACTTTTTGTTCATCGTAATGTGGCGAACGTTGTAGTTCATACCGACCTCAATTGCCTATCGGTCATTCAATTTGCGATTGACCTTTTAAAGGTTAAACATATTTTGGTAGTTGGTCACTATGGATGCGCCGGTGTTCATGCTGCGCTCAGCGATAGGCGCGTTGGTCTTGCTGACAATTGGTTGCGCCATGTAAAAGACGTTCATCAAAAACACGAGCGCTATCTCGGCGAAGTATTGCCTACCGCCAAACGTCAAGATCGCTTATGCGAACTCAATGTCATAGAACAAGTTGTGAATGTTTGCGAAACAACCATTGTTCAGGATGCATGGGCGCGCGGACAAGATCTCACAGTGCATGGCTGGGCTTATCGCCTAGATACTGGCCTTGTAAATGACTTGGGAATGTCAAGTAGCTCCACCGAAGAGATGCTAGAGCGCTACGCCAAATCGATTAAACGCTACGAATCAGAGTAA
- a CDS encoding carboxymuconolactone decarboxylase family protein, which produces MNLKFIWPILFSVLALSGAVFAQTRLPEIPVDQYTAEQKKAAQEFEAARKKAPWGPFAMLIYSPELMNNARAMGDYLRYNSAFDSALSEFAILITAREWSQDYEWSVHYPIALKAGLKPEIAQALKEGRRPEGMSEEQTIVYDFTIELQRYKQVSDVTFAKTEKRFGKKGAIDLAGIAGYYTFLAMEMNMARRPAPIGGERLPRFPE; this is translated from the coding sequence TTGAATCTCAAATTCATTTGGCCAATACTGTTTTCGGTATTGGCATTGAGCGGCGCAGTATTTGCACAAACTCGCCTTCCAGAGATTCCAGTCGATCAATATACGGCAGAACAAAAAAAGGCCGCACAAGAATTTGAAGCGGCTCGCAAAAAGGCTCCTTGGGGGCCTTTTGCAATGCTGATATACAGTCCAGAGCTGATGAATAATGCGCGCGCGATGGGCGACTATCTGCGCTATAACTCTGCGTTTGATAGTGCTCTGAGTGAATTTGCAATATTGATTACAGCGCGTGAGTGGAGTCAAGATTATGAGTGGTCTGTTCACTATCCAATTGCTTTAAAGGCGGGCCTTAAGCCGGAGATTGCTCAGGCCTTAAAAGAGGGTAGACGTCCCGAGGGCATGAGCGAAGAGCAAACCATTGTGTATGACTTCACAATCGAGTTACAAAGATACAAGCAGGTATCAGATGTGACCTTTGCTAAAACGGAAAAACGCTTTGGGAAAAAAGGTGCCATTGATCTGGCCGGAATTGCTGGGTACTACACTTTTTTAGCTATGGAAATGAATATGGCGAGACGTCCAGCGCCCATTGGGGGCGAGCGTTTGCCACGTTTTCCAGAGTAG
- a CDS encoding DUF167 domain-containing protein has protein sequence MTPIWLKQTPTGIALHLHCQPGAKQTKVVGLHDGCLKISLQAPALENKANELLLAWLSKQLKVPQKQIQFLSGQNSRKKRVEIWGSITAEQIADALKP, from the coding sequence ATGACGCCGATTTGGTTAAAACAAACCCCTACTGGAATTGCCCTTCATTTGCACTGCCAACCGGGCGCAAAACAGACTAAAGTGGTTGGCTTGCATGATGGCTGCCTGAAAATTTCTTTGCAGGCTCCGGCCCTTGAAAACAAAGCCAATGAGCTCTTATTGGCCTGGTTGTCCAAGCAACTGAAGGTACCTCAAAAGCAAATTCAATTTCTTTCGGGTCAAAACAGTCGTAAGAAACGAGTAGAAATTTGGGGCTCTATTACCGCAGAGCAAATTGCTGATGCATTAAAGCCTTAA
- a CDS encoding DUF2798 domain-containing protein: MINLPGIIFSLVMGLLMSSSITLATTFVRVGAADNFFSVWFEVWSVAYPVAIICILIYRPFASRVTTEILKKLKVKK; the protein is encoded by the coding sequence ATGATTAATCTTCCAGGCATTATTTTTTCCTTGGTGATGGGCTTGTTAATGTCATCAAGCATTACTTTAGCAACCACCTTTGTTCGCGTTGGTGCTGCGGATAATTTCTTTTCAGTGTGGTTTGAGGTTTGGTCCGTAGCTTATCCAGTAGCTATCATTTGCATCTTGATCTACAGGCCCTTTGCAAGCAGAGTAACCACAGAAATACTAAAAAAATTAAAGGTTAAAAAATGA
- a CDS encoding pseudouridine synthase, giving the protein MEEKVRVSKLLSELGLCSRREADSYIEQGLVTVDGEVVNELGVRAFRHQKIELQSGAKAQQASRITVILNKPVGYISHFDDEQEYQPAASLITPENYFGHPLDKGRNPRFNTKGLAPAGRLDIDSTGLLVLTQDGRIAKLLIGENSPIEKEYLVRVEGALSFEDLDRLRHGLELDGVELKPAQVSWQNEDQLRFVLREGRKRQIRRMCEMVGLKVLGLKRVRMGRISLGPLPPGQWRFVRPEEQF; this is encoded by the coding sequence ATGGAAGAAAAAGTACGCGTCTCTAAATTGCTATCCGAGCTGGGCCTATGTTCAAGGCGGGAGGCTGACTCCTATATTGAGCAGGGATTGGTGACTGTAGATGGCGAGGTAGTTAATGAACTAGGGGTTCGCGCCTTTCGCCACCAAAAAATTGAACTTCAGTCTGGTGCAAAAGCTCAGCAGGCGTCTCGCATCACTGTCATCTTAAATAAACCTGTTGGGTATATCTCTCACTTTGATGACGAACAAGAATATCAACCGGCTGCTTCTTTGATTACTCCAGAAAACTATTTCGGGCATCCACTGGATAAAGGCAGAAACCCACGCTTCAACACTAAAGGTCTTGCTCCTGCAGGTCGCTTAGATATTGACTCTACTGGCCTGCTGGTCTTAACCCAAGATGGCCGTATTGCTAAATTATTGATTGGCGAAAACAGCCCGATTGAAAAAGAATATTTAGTTCGCGTTGAGGGTGCGCTCTCTTTTGAAGATTTAGATCGCCTAAGACATGGTCTTGAACTCGATGGCGTTGAACTAAAGCCGGCGCAAGTAAGTTGGCAAAATGAGGATCAGCTGCGCTTTGTATTGCGGGAAGGTCGCAAACGGCAAATCCGCCGCATGTGTGAAATGGTTGGCCTTAAAGTGCTTGGCTTAAAACGCGTCAGAATGGGTCGCATCTCCCTCGGACCTCTGCCACCAGGTCAGTGGCGATTTGTAAGGCCTGAGGAGCAATTTTGA
- a CDS encoding metallophosphoesterase, with translation MTERIGLFADLHSNLEAFEACMAKAQELGVTRMVFLGDLVGYNADPAAIIDRISDLVESKKAIAILGNHDEAVFKDCQNQMNASANAAIQWTKSQLNEGHVQFLKNLPLIVNEEKFCFVHASAHNPAEWNYVTDSMSAWRCAQSSGKSYTFVGHAHEQALFYQSAVGKLIRFAPHPGDEIPVLQHRQWVGVVGSLGQPRDGNPEACFAVFEPESELITFHRAPYDHFAAADKVRQAGLPEDLANRLITGK, from the coding sequence ATGACGGAACGTATTGGGCTATTTGCCGATCTTCACAGTAATTTAGAGGCTTTTGAAGCCTGCATGGCCAAAGCTCAAGAGCTTGGCGTAACTCGCATGGTTTTCTTGGGGGATCTAGTTGGCTATAACGCTGATCCGGCAGCAATCATTGATCGCATTAGCGACCTAGTAGAGTCCAAGAAAGCAATAGCCATTCTCGGCAATCACGATGAAGCCGTATTCAAGGATTGTCAAAACCAAATGAATGCTAGCGCTAATGCCGCGATTCAATGGACTAAAAGCCAGTTAAATGAAGGTCATGTTCAGTTCTTAAAAAATCTGCCATTGATAGTAAATGAAGAGAAATTCTGCTTTGTTCATGCTTCTGCTCACAATCCTGCAGAGTGGAACTATGTGACCGATAGCATGAGTGCATGGCGTTGTGCGCAAAGCTCAGGCAAAAGCTATACCTTTGTGGGTCACGCGCATGAGCAGGCACTCTTTTATCAAAGCGCTGTGGGCAAACTGATTCGTTTTGCCCCTCATCCAGGAGATGAGATTCCCGTCCTACAACATCGTCAGTGGGTTGGCGTTGTTGGCTCCTTAGGTCAACCTAGAGATGGAAATCCAGAGGCATGTTTTGCTGTCTTTGAACCTGAGTCTGAGCTTATTACTTTTCACCGCGCACCCTATGACCATTTTGCAGCAGCCGATAAGGTTCGTCAGGCTGGCTTGCCAGAGGATTTGGCCAATCGATTAATTACCGGCAAGTAA
- a CDS encoding dicarboxylate/amino acid:cation symporter, with the protein MTVTIKKPPIYKVLYFQVLTAVVIGVLLGHFYPSIGTDMKPFGDAFIKGIKMLIAPIIFCTVVLGIAGMEDMKKVGKTGGLALLYFEIVSSIALIVGLVVVNVLQPGAGMNIDPASLDTKGIAAYTGPGKMGTTTEFLMNIIPSSAVDAFAKGEILQVLFIAILFGFALHKFGGRGTMVFDLIEKTSHVLFDMIGIIMKFAPIGAFGAMSFTIGKYGISSLFSLGKLMGTFYLTCLLFVFIVLGLIAKFNGFNIFKFVRYIKEELLIVLGTSSSESVLPRMMEKMELLGAKKTCVGLVIPTGYSFNLDGTSIYLTMAAVFIAQATNTPMTLMQEVTLLLVLLLTSKGAAGVTGSGFIVLAATLSAVGDVPVAGLAIILGIDRFMSEARALTNLVGNGVATIVVAKWTGELDQKQLTTVLNRDSWIDAQEPELILDQQQDKMK; encoded by the coding sequence ATGACAGTCACTATAAAAAAACCGCCAATTTATAAAGTCCTTTATTTTCAGGTACTTACAGCTGTAGTGATTGGAGTTTTGTTGGGCCACTTCTACCCAAGTATTGGTACGGATATGAAGCCATTTGGGGATGCTTTCATTAAAGGCATCAAGATGCTCATCGCCCCGATTATTTTCTGTACGGTGGTTCTTGGCATTGCTGGCATGGAAGATATGAAAAAGGTCGGCAAAACTGGCGGCCTCGCCCTTTTGTATTTTGAGATTGTTAGCTCTATTGCGTTAATTGTTGGTCTGGTTGTTGTTAACGTATTGCAACCTGGCGCGGGAATGAATATCGATCCTGCTAGTTTAGATACCAAAGGAATTGCTGCTTATACGGGCCCAGGCAAGATGGGTACCACTACAGAATTTTTAATGAACATCATTCCTAGCAGCGCTGTAGACGCATTTGCTAAGGGTGAAATTTTGCAAGTTCTCTTCATTGCAATTCTCTTCGGATTTGCCCTGCATAAGTTTGGCGGTCGCGGAACAATGGTGTTTGATCTCATTGAAAAAACATCCCACGTTCTATTTGACATGATTGGCATCATCATGAAATTTGCGCCAATCGGCGCATTTGGTGCAATGTCTTTCACGATTGGTAAATATGGCATCAGCTCCCTGTTCTCTCTAGGAAAGTTGATGGGCACGTTTTATTTAACTTGCCTACTGTTTGTTTTTATTGTTTTAGGACTCATCGCGAAATTTAATGGCTTTAATATTTTCAAATTCGTGCGCTACATTAAAGAAGAGCTTTTAATTGTTTTAGGCACTTCTTCATCTGAGTCTGTTTTACCGCGCATGATGGAGAAAATGGAGCTCTTAGGAGCCAAGAAAACTTGCGTAGGTTTAGTGATTCCTACGGGCTATTCCTTCAATCTCGACGGCACTTCTATTTATCTCACGATGGCTGCGGTATTTATTGCGCAGGCTACAAATACACCGATGACTCTCATGCAGGAAGTGACCTTATTGCTAGTGTTGCTCCTTACTTCCAAGGGCGCTGCAGGCGTTACGGGTAGCGGATTTATTGTTTTGGCTGCCACCCTCTCTGCGGTAGGTGATGTGCCTGTTGCTGGTTTAGCAATTATTTTAGGAATCGACCGCTTTATGTCTGAAGCGCGCGCTTTAACTAACTTAGTTGGTAATGGAGTTGCAACAATAGTCGTTGCAAAGTGGACAGGTGAGTTGGATCAAAAACAACTGACTACCGTGCTGAATCGAGACAGTTGGATTGACGCTCAGGAGCCAGAATTGATTCTGGATCAGCAGCAGGACAAGATGAAGTAA
- a CDS encoding lipid A biosynthesis acyltransferase codes for MFKSLANYAGVAFLKLLSLLPYQLLVSIGYGLGYIAARIPGDRNRVVKTNLRLCFPNLSTTEIDVLSKKHWRLLGRSLVEKSIIWLGSEKQLSKMIEVKSAVDLSSRQPRILVNMHFTGIEGSIILSALAKRMDWPRTSGFFQRMKSPFFNKKIVDWRNRFGGNSIDRQGNTKAIIREIRNGDFIIIAPDIDLGLKDSEFVPFFEIQTNTITTISRLAKITGADVCMMITTLKDDESGYLCEISAPLEDFPSADPKADTARLNQYFEKEIRLRPAEYYWVHKRFKNRPNHEASPYSPSA; via the coding sequence TTGTTCAAGTCCTTAGCAAATTACGCGGGGGTTGCATTTCTAAAGCTCCTATCCCTCTTGCCCTATCAGCTCTTAGTGTCTATCGGCTATGGACTAGGCTATATCGCAGCCAGAATACCTGGGGATAGAAATCGCGTTGTTAAAACTAATCTCCGTTTGTGCTTTCCCAATTTGAGCACAACGGAAATTGATGTGCTCAGCAAAAAACATTGGCGCTTGTTGGGTCGTAGCCTTGTAGAAAAAAGCATCATTTGGTTGGGAAGTGAAAAACAATTAAGCAAAATGATTGAAGTGAAGTCTGCAGTAGATCTCTCAAGTCGCCAGCCACGCATTTTGGTCAACATGCATTTCACAGGAATTGAAGGCAGCATCATTCTGAGCGCGCTAGCCAAACGCATGGACTGGCCACGTACCTCTGGATTTTTTCAAAGAATGAAGAGTCCATTTTTCAATAAAAAAATAGTTGATTGGCGCAATCGCTTCGGCGGTAATTCGATCGACCGTCAAGGCAATACCAAAGCTATCATTCGCGAAATTCGCAACGGGGACTTCATCATCATTGCACCGGATATTGACTTGGGTCTTAAGGACTCTGAATTTGTACCCTTCTTTGAGATTCAAACAAACACGATTACTACCATCTCTCGCTTAGCAAAAATTACCGGGGCGGATGTATGCATGATGATCACCACACTCAAGGATGATGAATCAGGGTATCTCTGTGAGATCAGCGCCCCTTTAGAGGATTTCCCAAGCGCAGATCCAAAGGCAGATACCGCTCGACTAAATCAATATTTTGAAAAAGAGATCCGACTTCGACCCGCCGAATATTATTGGGTTCATAAGCGTTTCAAAAATCGCCCCAATCACGAGGCCAGCCCCTATAGCCCTTCTGCGTAA
- a CDS encoding GNAT family N-acetyltransferase, which produces MIQFRDDANITAEQAIDLYIRSTLGERRPIHNKETFEAMLKNANLTITAWDENTLVGIARTLTDFAYVAYLADLAVDQQYQHSGIGKQLIANTQSRLGPECMIVLLAAPKANEYYEHIGFEHNPRAWTLKK; this is translated from the coding sequence ATGATTCAATTTCGCGACGATGCCAATATCACTGCTGAACAAGCAATTGATCTTTATATTCGATCAACTCTTGGAGAGCGCCGCCCCATTCACAATAAAGAAACATTTGAGGCGATGCTCAAAAACGCTAATCTGACTATTACTGCCTGGGATGAAAATACATTGGTTGGGATTGCGCGAACACTGACAGATTTTGCTTATGTTGCCTACCTGGCGGATTTGGCTGTTGATCAACAATATCAACACTCTGGGATTGGCAAACAACTCATTGCTAACACCCAATCTCGCCTTGGGCCAGAATGTATGATTGTGCTTCTAGCTGCCCCCAAAGCAAATGAGTACTATGAGCACATAGGGTTTGAACATAACCCGCGGGCTTGGACGCTCAAGAAATAA
- a CDS encoding peptide chain release factor 3 yields MDTTTPSTPAAEVLRRRSFAIISHPDAGKTTLTEKLLLYAGAIQIAGSVKARKASRHATSDWMEIEKQRGISVASSVMQMEYRDCIINLLDTPGHQDFSEDTYRVLTAVDSALMVIDAANGVESQTLRLLEVCRARNTPIVTFINKMDREVKPPMELMDEIETALGIEVVPFTWPVGMGKSFAGVIDIANSRMRMFKAGEDRVTEDSHAVVDINDPALKARLGTDLENALAEVELIKEAMPAFDREAFLAGRQSPVFFGSAINNFGVREILNTLVELAPSPGSRKALQREVSPAENKFSAVVFKIQANMDPAHRDRVAFLRICSGHFVRGMKLKICRNSKEVRTNNALSFLSQRRDILDEAFPGDIIGLPNHGLLRLGDTLTEGEQLQFTGLPFFAPEIFRMVESADPLRSKQLRTGLMQLGEEGAIQVFRPMTGGTMLLGAFGQLQFEVVSHRLQTEYGAEVRLLPARYSLARWVSSEDPVALKKFIQENIHRMAEDVVGASVFLASHKSELDVAQQRWESIQFHALREHAGLIYQSDLAG; encoded by the coding sequence ATCGATACCACTACCCCAAGCACTCCAGCCGCAGAAGTACTCAGACGTCGCAGCTTTGCCATCATCTCTCACCCAGATGCGGGTAAAACTACGCTGACTGAAAAGCTCTTGCTTTACGCAGGGGCAATTCAAATTGCGGGAAGTGTTAAAGCTCGAAAGGCTAGCAGACACGCAACCTCTGATTGGATGGAGATTGAAAAACAGAGGGGCATCTCTGTAGCGAGTTCTGTAATGCAGATGGAATATCGCGACTGCATCATTAATCTTCTAGACACACCTGGCCACCAAGACTTTTCTGAAGACACCTATCGCGTCTTAACTGCGGTTGATTCCGCCTTAATGGTCATCGATGCTGCGAATGGCGTTGAGTCACAAACTTTGCGCTTATTAGAAGTATGTCGTGCACGCAATACACCTATCGTCACCTTTATTAACAAGATGGACCGCGAAGTGAAGCCGCCCATGGAGTTAATGGATGAAATCGAAACTGCGTTAGGCATTGAAGTGGTTCCGTTTACTTGGCCAGTGGGCATGGGTAAATCATTTGCTGGAGTCATTGATATTGCGAACTCCCGCATGCGCATGTTCAAGGCCGGTGAAGATCGAGTCACTGAAGACTCCCATGCGGTTGTAGATATTAATGATCCAGCGCTTAAAGCGCGCTTAGGCACTGATCTAGAAAACGCCCTAGCTGAGGTAGAGCTCATTAAGGAGGCTATGCCGGCCTTTGATCGCGAAGCCTTTTTAGCTGGACGTCAATCGCCCGTATTTTTTGGTTCTGCCATTAACAACTTTGGTGTACGCGAGATTCTGAATACGCTTGTGGAATTAGCGCCATCGCCTGGCTCACGCAAAGCACTTCAACGCGAAGTGAGTCCTGCCGAAAATAAATTCTCAGCAGTCGTTTTTAAAATCCAAGCAAATATGGATCCCGCGCATCGCGACAGGGTTGCTTTTCTGCGGATTTGCTCTGGCCACTTTGTGCGTGGTATGAAACTAAAGATCTGTCGCAACAGCAAAGAGGTGCGTACTAATAATGCACTCTCCTTCTTATCGCAACGCCGCGATATTTTGGATGAAGCATTTCCAGGCGACATCATCGGCCTACCAAATCATGGCTTGCTCCGCCTAGGCGACACGCTTACCGAAGGTGAGCAGCTGCAATTTACTGGCCTACCATTTTTCGCTCCTGAAATTTTCCGTATGGTTGAGTCTGCTGATCCATTGCGATCTAAGCAATTGAGAACCGGCCTCATGCAACTTGGTGAAGAAGGCGCAATTCAAGTATTTAGACCTATGACTGGCGGCACTATGCTACTAGGCGCCTTCGGTCAGCTGCAGTTTGAGGTAGTAAGCCATCGTCTACAAACTGAATATGGCGCTGAAGTGCGCTTGCTTCCAGCACGGTATAGCCTGGCACGTTGGGTTAGCTCTGAAGATCCTGTTGCCTTAAAAAAGTTTATACAAGAAAACATTCATCGCATGGCTGAAGACGTTGTTGGTGCTTCGGTGTTTCTTGCATCCCATAAGTCAGAGCTTGATGTTGCTCAACAGCGCTGGGAATCCATTCAGTTCCATGCTCTGAGAGAGCATGCTGGCCTCATCTACCAATCAGACTTGGCTGGCTAA
- a CDS encoding MipA/OmpV family protein, which yields MRSILLLLLLALATPSFAMDDVPDGLPDHVVGDIGAAVYTSNMSIGATGTQSFVMPYAFFDYERFFARIDTFGIKTAKIGYGYLELAGQVNLDNYNRKSTINGATYSKQDPIPLGIGTFQETPIGGFFIHAYQDVARSNGQLYQLSYFAEIETVKQIKLYPEIAVERYSGTYANYYYGVSAAASKNLGYPQYTVGATNNYTAGLMVEVPIVDNWYFNVFGRRKYLGGNISNSPIMVRSFQDSVLGSVVYRFK from the coding sequence ATGAGGTCAATCCTATTACTGCTGCTGCTTGCTTTAGCAACGCCATCCTTTGCAATGGATGACGTGCCAGATGGACTCCCAGACCATGTAGTTGGTGACATTGGCGCCGCTGTCTACACCTCAAATATGTCTATCGGTGCAACTGGCACTCAAAGCTTTGTGATGCCCTATGCATTTTTTGACTACGAACGGTTTTTTGCGCGTATTGATACTTTTGGCATCAAGACTGCCAAGATTGGTTATGGCTATTTGGAGCTAGCAGGCCAAGTGAACCTAGATAACTACAACCGTAAATCTACGATTAATGGCGCCACTTATTCCAAACAAGATCCGATTCCGCTTGGCATCGGAACCTTTCAGGAAACACCCATCGGTGGTTTTTTTATTCATGCCTATCAAGACGTAGCTCGCTCTAATGGACAGCTCTATCAGCTTTCTTATTTTGCTGAGATAGAAACGGTTAAGCAAATCAAGCTCTATCCAGAAATCGCTGTTGAGCGTTATAGCGGCACCTACGCTAACTATTATTATGGAGTCAGCGCAGCCGCATCCAAAAATTTAGGCTATCCGCAATACACTGTGGGAGCAACAAACAACTACACTGCGGGCCTCATGGTGGAAGTGCCAATTGTAGATAACTGGTACTTTAATGTTTTTGGTCGACGCAAATACTTAGGTGGCAATATCAGCAACAGCCCCATCATGGTTCGCTCTTTCCAAGACAGCGTTCTAGGATCTGTGGTTTACCGCTTTAAGTAG
- a CDS encoding histidine phosphatase family protein, producing MTKTRFCLVRHGETDWNAQHRLQGHTDIDLNQRGLAQAAQMAAALKTIQLQFDVLYTSDLTRAYKTAQAIEKVFGVSAAIDPDLRERHLGALQGLSTLEAPQLEPDLWATHLSRDLDHNLGGGESIKQFAQRIHGGLEKIRQRHLGKTILLVSHGGALDMMYRLASKQALQAPKAVAVPNASLNWISHDSNSWTVDRWGDTSHLEGLTLDNLDL from the coding sequence ATGACAAAGACTCGATTTTGCTTAGTACGCCACGGTGAGACCGATTGGAATGCTCAGCATCGTCTTCAGGGCCACACAGACATCGATCTCAATCAACGCGGACTTGCACAAGCAGCGCAAATGGCAGCTGCACTCAAGACAATTCAACTTCAGTTTGATGTTTTATACACAAGCGATCTAACGCGTGCCTATAAAACAGCCCAGGCAATAGAAAAAGTCTTTGGAGTTTCTGCAGCAATCGATCCAGATCTAAGAGAGCGGCATCTGGGAGCGCTACAAGGGCTCAGTACTCTAGAGGCGCCGCAGCTTGAACCAGATCTATGGGCTACACACTTAAGCAGAGATCTAGATCACAACTTAGGTGGCGGAGAAAGTATTAAGCAGTTTGCTCAACGCATTCATGGTGGGCTAGAAAAGATACGCCAACGGCATCTTGGTAAAACTATCTTGCTGGTAAGTCATGGTGGCGCACTAGATATGATGTATCGATTGGCTAGCAAACAAGCATTACAAGCCCCCAAGGCTGTCGCCGTTCCGAATGCGTCTCTGAATTGGATCAGTCACGACAGCAACTCTTGGACAGTCGATCGTTGGGGAGATACCAGTCATTTAGAGGGTCTAACACTCGATAACCTCGACTTATAG
- a CDS encoding bifunctional serine/threonine-protein kinase/universal stress protein translates to MPIKTDIQAVDDIFQEGKVVDGFVLGKEVHRGGMASLFSATKEGIDIPILLKIPRVGRDQPVESLIGFETELTILRSLKSPYVPKYLGSGNMATRPYIAMERVEGRPLEDLIKEDKEFTVDEVVRIGADLAQAVQSLHAQDAIHLDIKPENILIDDKGKLIIIDFGLSHHDRYPDLLAEEMRKGVGSAPYISPEQVAGIRTDSRSDIYSIGAIMYELLTHELPFGNPQTMSGLRKRMWAEPFPPRAIRTEIPRWLQEVILRCLEPRAADRYQSATQLRQVLRDPDSVKITGRGERVEPPSFWETFKRWFRAAGYEPSPSPRPSMGNQDAPLMIAAIDTRQSDEALRDRMQKTATNLLQAYPESRLVCISTIASTPTYEGKLESETASGIVRGHLVQLMEWAKPLKLPPERISYHVLEAMDPAARIVEFAKDNDASLILIGASHKLPNKVTPWRTSMTKIVEEAPCSVHIVRT, encoded by the coding sequence ATGCCGATCAAAACTGATATACAAGCAGTTGACGACATCTTCCAAGAAGGCAAAGTAGTAGATGGCTTTGTGCTCGGCAAAGAAGTACACCGTGGCGGCATGGCTAGCCTCTTTTCAGCCACTAAAGAAGGTATTGATATACCAATCCTACTCAAGATACCTAGAGTCGGCAGGGATCAACCTGTAGAAAGCTTAATTGGTTTTGAGACAGAACTTACCATTCTGCGATCGTTAAAAAGCCCTTATGTGCCAAAGTATTTGGGCTCCGGAAACATGGCGACACGGCCCTATATTGCCATGGAGCGCGTCGAAGGCAGGCCTCTTGAAGACCTTATTAAAGAGGACAAAGAGTTTACGGTAGACGAAGTAGTGCGTATTGGTGCAGACCTTGCGCAAGCAGTGCAATCGCTCCATGCGCAAGATGCCATTCATTTGGATATCAAACCAGAAAATATTCTGATTGATGACAAAGGAAAATTAATCATCATTGATTTTGGTCTGTCGCACCATGACCGCTATCCTGATTTGCTTGCAGAAGAGATGCGCAAGGGCGTTGGATCTGCACCGTATATTTCGCCTGAACAAGTAGCCGGTATTCGTACTGATTCACGCAGCGATATTTATTCAATCGGTGCGATCATGTACGAGCTGCTCACGCATGAGCTGCCATTTGGTAACCCCCAAACGATGAGTGGTCTCAGAAAGCGCATGTGGGCAGAACCATTTCCCCCGCGTGCAATTCGTACAGAAATTCCGCGTTGGTTACAAGAAGTCATTTTGAGATGTTTAGAGCCAAGGGCGGCGGATCGCTACCAAAGCGCAACCCAATTGCGTCAAGTGCTGCGCGATCCCGATAGCGTGAAAATTACAGGGCGCGGCGAGCGCGTAGAGCCCCCCAGCTTTTGGGAAACATTCAAGCGCTGGTTTAGAGCGGCAGGATATGAACCATCACCTAGCCCGCGCCCCAGCATGGGCAATCAAGATGCGCCTCTCATGATTGCGGCTATTGATACGCGCCAATCAGATGAGGCCCTGCGAGACCGCATGCAAAAGACTGCAACGAATTTATTGCAAGCGTATCCTGAAAGTCGTTTGGTATGTATCAGCACGATTGCAAGCACTCCAACCTATGAAGGCAAGCTTGAAAGTGAAACCGCCAGTGGGATTGTGCGCGGACATTTAGTGCAATTGATGGAGTGGGCTAAACCCCTTAAGCTGCCTCCAGAAAGAATCTCTTATCACGTACTAGAGGCAATGGATCCTGCAGCACGCATTGTGGAGTTTGCAAAAGACAATGATGCATCACTAATTCTGATTGGTGCATCGCATAAGCTGCCCAACAAAGTAACGCCTTGGAGAACCTCAATGACAAAAATTGTTGAGGAAGCTCCCTGCAGCGTTCATATTGTCAGGACTTAA